From a single Nymphaea colorata isolate Beijing-Zhang1983 chromosome 4, ASM883128v2, whole genome shotgun sequence genomic region:
- the LOC116252084 gene encoding protein CHROMATIN REMODELING 20 isoform X1, giving the protein MDIEDKELKSTATGQKAVVPTMARMERQEAELGCIVVEVQVDQVLSKSTVNKLEHKNELERTAGEIKMGEKVLSLSLKNDAKQDLEPTRKETEGRECGIEALNSKTNKVQCEQMELDSSVAEIEDEQTISEDGEGESSDSYTDYSDKETTTSEGGDRLNYEVPLTDHEVDELIAELLETESKAAEAQETLEKESLAHVENEVRLELAGNLQGDDLDMAVEEEMKTFVEQWEEVLDDLEAESALLLEQLDGAGVDLPGLFKWIEQQAPEGCSTEAWRKRIHWAGSQMTNEVREAISGAENYLQECRPVKRRHGKVLEEGASGFLAKKLKIDDGEEGTKDNLGKDWDCVNELLQPRGSTEGDLFGSAHWASVYLASTPQEAANMGLKLPGVNEVEEIDDIDGCSGNPFYDAAVAGEKETGFTDEQKINFRKIVEEDDLNISRKLQIHLKQRRHRNLRKRQQSVELNKLELEADSAYSFNSRGTGDLGATGELSGEGMKSCSTSADLGDSSSPIIFGNGLLKHSRENEEHKEDPMVIIDSDDDIDFKMENVSGHATSQSKMLTEPGLQGKELVEIVDDDSHLDYRKGTVVHMTVHTRIFRCTVCFEVLEASDVRRHPVLEVIICESCKKSFEVKLSQKDPDCSECSCGWCGRSNDLINCKTCKMLFCTICIRRNLGEDCLKPNGWVCCCCCRSMLEQLISDCKEALTTDSLVVSCSESGSELSNGDIDVSMSNKKRHKKRIRRIMDDAELGEETKKKIAIEKERQEHIRSLHIAGKSWSAFISDQSGSDAKISAEELTGDAANGYIVNVAREENEEPIRVPSSISTFLKPHQIAGIRFMWENCIQSVRKVKSGDKGLGCILAHTMGLGKTLQVIAFLYTAMRTVDLGLRTALVVTPVNVLHNWRQEFVKWKPSELKSLRVFMLEDVSRENWQRAKLLAKWRRKGGVLLIGYAAFRNLSLGKFVKDKNIAGEICEALQNGPDVLVCDEAHMIKNTRADITHALRQVKCQRRIALTGSPLQNNLMEYYCMVDFVREGFLGSSHEFRNRFQNPIENGQHTNSTLEDVKIMNQRSHILYEQLKGFVHRMDSSVVKKELPPKTVYVISVKLSPLQRKLYKKFLDVHGFTNGRASNEKANRRSCFFAGYQALAQIWNHPGLLQMTKEYKENQRREEAVENFLVDGSSSDDNLDRDIAGEKPKLKSEFPNRKTDTGFFDEDSDWWLDVLEDKICREADYSGKMVLLIDLLSMSSEAGDKTLVFSQSLLTLDLVELFLAKLPRRERQGKFWKQGKDWYRLDGSTEGSERQRLVEKFNSPANDRVKCALISTRAGSLGINLHAANRVIVVDGSWNPTHDLQAIYRVWRYGQTKPVYAYRLVAHGTMEDKIYKRQVTKEGLAARVVDRQQIHRTMSKEEVLHLFEFGDEEILEMMPELAKEGSSVSDQKKSEMEDTDRKKEKIEVGLKLNPLPLPSGTCLPDKVMENLLNRHHPRWIVSYHEHETLLQENEEEKLSKEEQDLAWEAFRKTVEWEEVHRISLDEANAPAPDHKPSNSAPINAIPPVKSGSRVRSSLRRCTNLAHLLTLRGKGIQAGCSTVCMECAMEISWEGLNRDGRSR; this is encoded by the exons ATGGATATTGAAGACAAGGAACTTAAATCAACTGCCACTGGCCAGAAGGCAGTGGTGCCAACTATGGCTAGGATGGAACGTCAAGAGGCAGAATTGGGATGTATTGTGGTGGAAGTCCAGGTTGATCAGGTTTTATCAAAGTCAACTGTGAACAAGTTGGAACATAAGAATGAGTTGGAGAGGACTGCTGGAGAAATTAAGATGGGGGAGAAAGTATTGAGTTTGTCACTGAAGAATGATGCTAAACAGGACCTAGAACCAACTAGGAAGGAAACTGAAGGAAGGGAGTGTGGCATAGAGGCTTTGAACTCCAAGACAAATAAGGTTCAATGTGAGCAGATGGAGCTGGATTCATCTGTTGCTGAAATAGAGGACGAACAGACAATCTCTGAAGATGGTGAAGGTGAGTCCAGTGATTCATATACTGATTATTCTGACAAAGAAACAACAACATCTGAAGGTGGTGACCGATTAAATTATGAG GTACCATTAACTGACCATGAAGTTGATGAACTAATAGCAGAACTTCTAGAAACTGAGAGTAAG gCAGCAGAGGCTCAAGAAACTCTTGAAAAGGAGTCACTTGCTCATGTGGAGAATGAAGTTAGGTTAGAGTTGGCAGGAAATCTTCAAGGAGATGAT CTGGATATGGCagtggaagaagaaatgaaaacatttgTAGAGCAGTGGGAAGAAGTGCTCGATGATTTGGAAGCTGAGAGTGCACTCTTATTG GAGCAGCTTGATGGGGCTGGGGTGGACCTTCCTGGTCTCTTTAAGTGGATTGAGCAACAGGCACCAGAAGGCTGCAGCACAGAAGCTTGGAGAAAACGGATACATTGGGCTGGTTCCCAAATGACTAATGAAGTCAGAGAGGCAATTTCAGGTGCAGAAAATTATCTGCAAGAGTGTCGCCCTGTAAAAAG GCGGCATGGTAAAGTATTGGAAGAAGGAGCTAGTGGGTTTCTTGCGAAGAAGCTTAAAATTGATGATGGCGAAGAAGGAACAAAGGACAATTTAGGAAAGGATTGGGATTGTGTAAATGAACTTCTCCAGCCTCGGGGATCCACTGAGGGTGATTTGTTTGGCTCTGCACACTGGGCTTCTGTATACTTAGCTAGTACACCACAAGAAGCTGCAAATATGGGGCTCAAACTGCCTGGTGTCAATGAG GTGGAAGAAATAGATGATATTGATGGTTGTTCTGGAAACCCATTTTATGATGCTGCTGTTGCAGGAGAGAAAGAAACAGGTTTTACTGATGAGCAGAAAATAAATTTCCGGAAG ATTGTTGAAGAGGATGATTTGAATATTTCTCGGAAACTGCAAATTCATTTGAAGCAAAGAAGGCACAGAAATCTTCGGAAAAGGCAG CAAAGTGTTGAACTTAACAAGCTGGAGCTTGAAGCTGATTCTGCTTATAGTTTCAACTCTCGGGGAACTGGTGATTTGGGTGCTACGGGTGAGCTCAGTGGTGAGGGCATGAAGAGCTGCAGCACATCTGCTGACTTGGGGGACTCTTCGTCACCAATTATATTTGGGAATGGTTTATTGAAACATTCACGTGAGAATGAGGAGCATAAAGAGGACCCAATGGTAATAATTGACAGTGACGATGatatagattttaaaatggaaaatgtgTCTGGTCATGCTACCAGTCAGTCCAAGATGTTAACTGAACCTGGTCTGCAAGGCAAAGAACTGGTGGAAATTGTTGATGACGATTCACATCTTGATTATAGGAAGGGTACTGTTGTCCACATGACGGTGCACACAAGAATTTTTCGTTGTACTGTGTGTTTTGAAGTTCTGGAAGCTTCTGATGTGCGTAGGCATCCAGTTTTGGAAGTAATCATATGTGAGAGCTGCAAAAAGTCTTTTGAAGTGAAGTTATCTCAAAAG GATCCTGACTGCTCTGAGTGTTCCTGTGGATGGTGTGGAAGGAGCAATGATCTGATAAATTGTAAAACATGCAAAATGTTGTTCTGTACCATTTGTATCAGAAGGAATTTGGGTGAAGATTGTCTCAAACCTAATGGTTGggtttgctgctgctgctgccgtAGCATGTTGGAACAGCTTATCTCGGATTGTAAAGAAGCCCTCACAACAGATAGCTTGGTTGTTTCATGCTCTGAAAGTGGCTCTGAATTGTCCAATGGAGATATTGATGTTTCTATGAG CAACAAGAAACGCCATAAGAAGAGGATTAGGAGAATTATGGATGATGCTGAACTTGGGGAAGAAACCAAGAAGAAAATTGCAATTGAAAAG GAGCGTCAAGAACATATAAGGTCATTGCACATTGCGGGAAAATCCTGGAGTGCATTCATATCTGATCAGAGTGGGTCCGATGCTAAAATTAGTGCTGAGGAACTGACAGGGGATGCTGCAAACGGTTACATAGTGAATGTAGCCCGGGAAGAGAATGAGGAGCCTATAAGGGTGCCTTCAAGCATTTCAACCTTCTTGAAGCCACATCAG ATTGCAGGAATACGTTTTATGTGGGAAAATTGCATTCAATCTGTTCGAAAGGTGAAATCTGGAGATAAAGGGCTTGGTTGCATTTTAGCTCACACCATGGGCCTTGGAAAGACTTTACAG GTCATAGCATTTCTCTATACTGCTATGAGAACCGTGGATCTGGGACTTAGAACGGCACTTGTGGTTACACCAGTTAATGTTCTACACAACTGGAGGCAGGAGTTTGTAAAGTGGAAACCTTCTGAGCTGAAATCCCTTCGGGTATTCATGCTGGAAGACGTCTCCAG GGAAAATTGGCAGCGAGCAAAGTTGCTTGCAAAGTGGAGACGTAAAGGTGGTGTTCTGCTAATTGGCTATGCAGCTTTTCGAAACTTATCACTTGGGAAATTTgtcaaagacaaaaatattGCTGGAGAGATCTGTGAAGCCTTACAG AATGGGCCTGATGTCCTGGTCTGCGATGAGGCTCACATGATTAAAAATACAAGGGCTGACATCACTCACGCCTTAAGGCAGGTGAAATGCCAGAGAAGAATTGCTTTAACTGGTTCACCATTGCAAAACAATTTGATGGAGTATTATTGT ATGGTTGACTTTGTGAGGGAAGGATTCCTTGGAAGCAGCCATGAGTTTAGAAACAG GTTTCAGAACCCTATAGAGAATGGACAACATACAAATTCTACACTAGAAGATGTAAAGATCATGAATCAAAGGTCACACATCCTCTATGAACAATTAAAAGGATTTGTCCACAGAATGGATTCatcagtggtgaagaaggaattgCCTCCTAAAACCGTCTATGTAATATCTGTCAAGCTTTCTCCATTGCAGAGAAAGctgtataaaaaatttttggatgtCCATGGTTTCACGAATGGCAGAGCTTCTAATGAAAAAGCAAATAGAAGGAGCTGCTTCTTTGCTGGATATCAGGCCTTAGCTCAG ATATGGAATCATCCGGGACTACTGCAAATGACCAAGGAGTACAAAGAAAACCAAAGACGTGAAGAAGCAGTTGAGAATTTTCTGGTGGATGGCAGTTCTAGTGATGACAACTTAGACCGTGATATTGCAGGAG AAAAGCCAAAGCTGAAGTCTGAGTTTCCAAACAGGAAGACTGATACTGGATTCTTTGACGAG GATAGCGATTGGTGGTTAGATGTTCTTGAAGACAAAATTTGCAGAGAGGCAGATTATAGTGGTAAAATGGTCTTGCTTATAGATCTTCTATCAATGAGTTCTGAGGCTGGTGATAAGACCCTTGTCTTTAGTCAGAGTTTGTTAACTCTAGATCTTGTGGAGTTATTCCTTGCAAAGTTACCACGGCGTGAAAGACAGGGTAAATTTTGGAAGCAAGGAAAAGATTGGTACAG GTTAGATGGAAGCACAGAAGGTTCAGAAAGACAAAGGCTTGTTGAGAAGTTCAACAGCCCTGCAAATGATAGAGTAAAATGTGCATTAATATCTACAAGGGCTGGGTCTCTAGGAATTAACCTTCACGCTGCTAACCGAGTGATTGTTGTTGATGGCTCGTGGAATCCCACTCATGACCTTCAAGCAATCTACAGGGTTTGGAG ATATGGGCAGACGAAGCCTGTTTATGCATACAGATTGGTGGCACATGGGACCATGGAGGACAAAATATACAAGCGACAG GTTACAAAGGAAGGTCTTGCTGCCAGGGTAGTAGATAGGCAACAGATACACCGAACAATGTCAAAAGAAGAAGTCCTCCATCTCTTTGAGTTTGGGGATGAGGAAATCCTTGAAATGATGCCAGAACTAGCCAAAGAAGGCTCAAGTGTGTCTGATCAAAAAAAGAGTGAAATGGAAGACACTGAtcgaaagaaggaaaaaattgaagttggccTGAAGTTGAACCCTTTGCCTCTTCCTAGTGGTACTTGTTTGCCTGACAAGGTGATGGAAAACTTGCTTAACCGACATCATCCAAG ATGGATTGTAAGTTATCACGAACATGAGACACTTTTGCAAGAGAACGAAGAAGAGAAGCTGTCGAAGGAAGAGCAGGATCTTGCTTGGGAGGCATTCCGCAAGACTGTGGAGTGGGAGGAAGTGCATCGCATCTCGCTGGATGAAGCAAATGCACCAGCACCAGATCATAAACCCAGTAATTCTGCTCCAATAAATGCCATTCCTCCTGTCAAGAGTGGCTCGAGAGTCCGATCTTCCCTACGCAGATGTACCAATCTTGCCCATCTCCTAACTCTCAGGGGCAAGGGAATCCAAGCAGGGTGTAGCACCGTCTGCATGGAATGTGCCATGGAGATAAGCTGGGAGGGTCTTAACCGAGATGGGCGTAGCAGATAG
- the LOC116253285 gene encoding probable CoA ligase CCL5 yields the protein MPGHSGKLILTKAIYAAPVHREGSSAEMGTADSSGFSASNGVYYSQWKTPDFPQNPLLSFPSFLLSLHQNSAKPAFIDARTGDKITYSELQPIKDRIAKALHSLGVRQGDVVLIVSPNFLYYPLLMLAIMSLGAVVCPINPLCLRDEVESQTKDSNPKLIFTTLELKPKFHGLLAKPLVLLEPFMDDLLRRSPDVIGKPPSAAINQGDTAMLAYSSGTTGKSKGVMCSHGNLIAMACMLRSVWSTKHEGDEVYLCMLPLFHMYGMSVFVIGALSAGVCTVIAPRYVLVDMLDWVEKYRVTRLPVVPLMVVQLLRSPSATTYRLSSLREVASSGASLAREFMVRFTKLYPHVIVTQCYGLTETGGLVSLCDGVGGRFHLSIGRLGPSVEARIVDVMTGEWLPPGRSGELRLKGPMTTQGYFKNQEATANARDEEGWLRTGDVCIIDKRGLVYIVGRIKELIKYKAYQVAPVELEEILSNHEAVEDCAVMPYPDEEAGEIPTACVVRKALTNLREEDIILYMANKVSPYKKIRKVVFVDHIPRSPSGKILRRRVMALAFPQPTEMTSRL from the exons ATGCCGGGGCATTCGGGGAAATTAATTTTGACAAAGGCTATTTATGCCGCACCAGTACACAGAGAAGGAAGCTCAGCAGAAATGGGGACTGCAGACTCCAGTGGCTTCTCCGCCTCAAATGGCGTCTACTACAGCCAATGGAAGACCCCAGACTTCCCCCAAAATCCCCTACTCAGtttcccttccttccttctttctcttcaccAAAACTCAGCCAAACCAGCCTTCATTGATGCCAGAACCGGCGACAAGATCACGTACTCCGAGCTCCAACCCATCAAAGACAGAATTGCTAAAGCCCTCCATTCGCTAGGCGTCAGGCAGGGCGACGTAGTCCTCATCGTCTCCCCCAACTTCCTCTACTATCCCCTTCTCATGTTGGCCATCATGTCACTGGGAGCGGTAGTTTGCCCCATCAATCCCTTATGCCTCAGAGATGAAGTCGAATCTCAGACCAAGGACTCCAACCCCAAACTCATCTTCACAACCCTGGAGCTGAAACCAAAATTTCATGGCCTCCTGGCAAAGCCTCTCGTTCTACTGGAACCATTCATGGACGACCTGCTCCGGAGATCACCGGACGTGATCGGCAAGCCGCCGAGCGCCGCCATCAACCAGGGCGACACGGCGATGCTCGCGTACTCCTCGGGGACGACGGGGAAGAGCAAGGGGGTGATGTGCTCTCACGGCAACCTCATCGCCATGGCCTGCATGCTCAGGAGCGTGTGGAGCACCAAGCACGAGGGCGATGAGGTCTACCTGTGCATGCTGCCTCTGTTTCACATGTATGGGATGTCCGTCTTCGTGATCGGAGCTCTGTCCGCCGGAGTCTGCACGGTGATAGCCCCAAGGTACGTGCTGGTAGACATGCTGGACTGGGTAGAGAAATACAGGGTCACAAGGCTGCCGGTGGTTCCCCTTATGGTGGTTCAGCTGTTGAGGTCCCCGTCGGCCACAACTTACAGGCTGAGTTCCCTCAGGGAGGTAGCCTCATCCGGTGCTTCACTAGCAAGAGAATTCATGGTGAGGTTCACTAAGTTGTACCCCCATGTGATCGTCACCCAG TGCTATGGACTGACGGAGACAGGTGGACTGGTGTCACTGTGCGACGGGGTTGGAGGTAGATTTCACCTATCAATAGGGAGGTTGGGGCCATCAGTGGAAGCCAGGATCGTTGATGTAATGACCGGAGAATGGCTGCCGCCGGGAAGAAGCGGTGAACTCCGGCTGAAGGGACCGATGACCACGCAAG GATATTTCAAGAACCAAGAGGCTACGGCCAACGCAAGGGACGAGGAAGGGTGGCTGCGGACTGGAGACGTATGCATCATCGACAAGCGTGGCCTCGTCTATATTGTAGGAAGGATAAAGGAGCTTATCAAATACAAAGCTTATCAG GTTGCTCCTGTTGAGCTTGAGGAAATCCTAAGCAACCACGAAGCTGTTGAGGATTGTGCAGTAATGCC CTACCCTGATGAAGAAGCAGGAGAGATCCCCACAGCTTGCGTAGTTAGAAAAGCTCTAACGAATCTCCGGGAGGAAGATATCATACTTTACATGGCAAACAAG GTTTCCCCTTATAAGAAGATAAGGAAGGTGGTGTTTGTAGACCACATCCCAAGGTCGCCGTCCGGGAAGATTCTCAGGAGGCGGGTGATGGCCTTGGCATTTCCTCAGCCAACAGAAATGACATCAAGACTATGA
- the LOC116252084 gene encoding protein CHROMATIN REMODELING 20 isoform X2, producing the protein MDIEDKELKSTATGQKAVVPTMARMERQEAELGCIVVEVQVDQVLSKSTVNKLEHKNELERTAGEIKMGEKVLSLSLKNDAKQDLEPTRKETEGRECGIEALNSKTNKVQCEQMELDSSVAEIEDEQTISEDGEGESSDSYTDYSDKETTTSEGGDRLNYEVPLTDHEVDELIAELLETESKAAEAQETLEKESLAHVENEVRLELAGNLQGDDLDMAVEEEMKTFVEQWEEVLDDLEAESALLLEQLDGAGVDLPGLFKWIEQQAPEGCSTEAWRKRIHWAGSQMTNEVREAISGAENYLQECRPVKRRHGKVLEEGASGFLAKKLKIDDGEEGTKDNLGKDWDCVNELLQPRGSTEGDLFGSAHWASVYLASTPQEAANMGLKLPGVNEVEEIDDIDGCSGNPFYDAAVAGEKETGFTDEQKINFRKIVEEDDLNISRKLQIHLKQRRHRNLRKRQQSVELNKLELEADSAYSFNSRGTGDLGATGELSGEGMKSCSTSADLGDSSSPIIFGNGLLKHSRENEEHKEDPMVIIDSDDDIDFKMENVSGHATSQSKMLTEPGLQGKELVEIVDDDSHLDYRKGTVVHMTVHTRIFRCTVCFEVLEASDVRRHPVLEVIICESCKKSFEVKLSQKDPDCSECSCGWCGRSNDLINCKTCKMLFCTICIRRNLGEDCLKPNGWVCCCCCRSMLEQLISDCKEALTTDSLVVSCSESGSELSNGDIDVSMSNKKRHKKRIRRIMDDAELGEETKKKIAIEKERQEHIRSLHIAGKSWSAFISDQSGSDAKISAEELTGDAANGYIVNVAREENEEPIRVPSSISTFLKPHQIAGIRFMWENCIQSVRKVKSGDKGLGCILAHTMGLGKTLQVIAFLYTAMRTVDLGLRTALVVTPVNVLHNWRQEFVKWKPSELKSLRVFMLEDVSRENWQRAKLLAKWRRKGGVLLIGYAAFRNLSLGKFVKDKNIAGEICEALQNGPDVLVCDEAHMIKNTRADITHALRQVKCQRRIALTGSPLQNNLMEYYCMVDFVREGFLGSSHEFRNRFQNPIENGQHTNSTLEDVKIMNQRSHILYEQLKGFVHRMDSSVVKKELPPKTVYVISVKLSPLQRKLYKKFLDVHGFTNGRASNEKANRRSCFFAGYQALAQIWNHPGLLQMTKEYKENQRREEAVENFLVDGSSSDDNLDRDIAGEKPKLKSEFPNRKTDTGFFDEDSDWWLDVLEDKICREADYSGKMVLLIDLLSMSSEAGDKTLVFSQSLLTLDLVELFLAKLPRRERQGKFWKQGKDWYRWKHRRFRKTKAC; encoded by the exons ATGGATATTGAAGACAAGGAACTTAAATCAACTGCCACTGGCCAGAAGGCAGTGGTGCCAACTATGGCTAGGATGGAACGTCAAGAGGCAGAATTGGGATGTATTGTGGTGGAAGTCCAGGTTGATCAGGTTTTATCAAAGTCAACTGTGAACAAGTTGGAACATAAGAATGAGTTGGAGAGGACTGCTGGAGAAATTAAGATGGGGGAGAAAGTATTGAGTTTGTCACTGAAGAATGATGCTAAACAGGACCTAGAACCAACTAGGAAGGAAACTGAAGGAAGGGAGTGTGGCATAGAGGCTTTGAACTCCAAGACAAATAAGGTTCAATGTGAGCAGATGGAGCTGGATTCATCTGTTGCTGAAATAGAGGACGAACAGACAATCTCTGAAGATGGTGAAGGTGAGTCCAGTGATTCATATACTGATTATTCTGACAAAGAAACAACAACATCTGAAGGTGGTGACCGATTAAATTATGAG GTACCATTAACTGACCATGAAGTTGATGAACTAATAGCAGAACTTCTAGAAACTGAGAGTAAG gCAGCAGAGGCTCAAGAAACTCTTGAAAAGGAGTCACTTGCTCATGTGGAGAATGAAGTTAGGTTAGAGTTGGCAGGAAATCTTCAAGGAGATGAT CTGGATATGGCagtggaagaagaaatgaaaacatttgTAGAGCAGTGGGAAGAAGTGCTCGATGATTTGGAAGCTGAGAGTGCACTCTTATTG GAGCAGCTTGATGGGGCTGGGGTGGACCTTCCTGGTCTCTTTAAGTGGATTGAGCAACAGGCACCAGAAGGCTGCAGCACAGAAGCTTGGAGAAAACGGATACATTGGGCTGGTTCCCAAATGACTAATGAAGTCAGAGAGGCAATTTCAGGTGCAGAAAATTATCTGCAAGAGTGTCGCCCTGTAAAAAG GCGGCATGGTAAAGTATTGGAAGAAGGAGCTAGTGGGTTTCTTGCGAAGAAGCTTAAAATTGATGATGGCGAAGAAGGAACAAAGGACAATTTAGGAAAGGATTGGGATTGTGTAAATGAACTTCTCCAGCCTCGGGGATCCACTGAGGGTGATTTGTTTGGCTCTGCACACTGGGCTTCTGTATACTTAGCTAGTACACCACAAGAAGCTGCAAATATGGGGCTCAAACTGCCTGGTGTCAATGAG GTGGAAGAAATAGATGATATTGATGGTTGTTCTGGAAACCCATTTTATGATGCTGCTGTTGCAGGAGAGAAAGAAACAGGTTTTACTGATGAGCAGAAAATAAATTTCCGGAAG ATTGTTGAAGAGGATGATTTGAATATTTCTCGGAAACTGCAAATTCATTTGAAGCAAAGAAGGCACAGAAATCTTCGGAAAAGGCAG CAAAGTGTTGAACTTAACAAGCTGGAGCTTGAAGCTGATTCTGCTTATAGTTTCAACTCTCGGGGAACTGGTGATTTGGGTGCTACGGGTGAGCTCAGTGGTGAGGGCATGAAGAGCTGCAGCACATCTGCTGACTTGGGGGACTCTTCGTCACCAATTATATTTGGGAATGGTTTATTGAAACATTCACGTGAGAATGAGGAGCATAAAGAGGACCCAATGGTAATAATTGACAGTGACGATGatatagattttaaaatggaaaatgtgTCTGGTCATGCTACCAGTCAGTCCAAGATGTTAACTGAACCTGGTCTGCAAGGCAAAGAACTGGTGGAAATTGTTGATGACGATTCACATCTTGATTATAGGAAGGGTACTGTTGTCCACATGACGGTGCACACAAGAATTTTTCGTTGTACTGTGTGTTTTGAAGTTCTGGAAGCTTCTGATGTGCGTAGGCATCCAGTTTTGGAAGTAATCATATGTGAGAGCTGCAAAAAGTCTTTTGAAGTGAAGTTATCTCAAAAG GATCCTGACTGCTCTGAGTGTTCCTGTGGATGGTGTGGAAGGAGCAATGATCTGATAAATTGTAAAACATGCAAAATGTTGTTCTGTACCATTTGTATCAGAAGGAATTTGGGTGAAGATTGTCTCAAACCTAATGGTTGggtttgctgctgctgctgccgtAGCATGTTGGAACAGCTTATCTCGGATTGTAAAGAAGCCCTCACAACAGATAGCTTGGTTGTTTCATGCTCTGAAAGTGGCTCTGAATTGTCCAATGGAGATATTGATGTTTCTATGAG CAACAAGAAACGCCATAAGAAGAGGATTAGGAGAATTATGGATGATGCTGAACTTGGGGAAGAAACCAAGAAGAAAATTGCAATTGAAAAG GAGCGTCAAGAACATATAAGGTCATTGCACATTGCGGGAAAATCCTGGAGTGCATTCATATCTGATCAGAGTGGGTCCGATGCTAAAATTAGTGCTGAGGAACTGACAGGGGATGCTGCAAACGGTTACATAGTGAATGTAGCCCGGGAAGAGAATGAGGAGCCTATAAGGGTGCCTTCAAGCATTTCAACCTTCTTGAAGCCACATCAG ATTGCAGGAATACGTTTTATGTGGGAAAATTGCATTCAATCTGTTCGAAAGGTGAAATCTGGAGATAAAGGGCTTGGTTGCATTTTAGCTCACACCATGGGCCTTGGAAAGACTTTACAG GTCATAGCATTTCTCTATACTGCTATGAGAACCGTGGATCTGGGACTTAGAACGGCACTTGTGGTTACACCAGTTAATGTTCTACACAACTGGAGGCAGGAGTTTGTAAAGTGGAAACCTTCTGAGCTGAAATCCCTTCGGGTATTCATGCTGGAAGACGTCTCCAG GGAAAATTGGCAGCGAGCAAAGTTGCTTGCAAAGTGGAGACGTAAAGGTGGTGTTCTGCTAATTGGCTATGCAGCTTTTCGAAACTTATCACTTGGGAAATTTgtcaaagacaaaaatattGCTGGAGAGATCTGTGAAGCCTTACAG AATGGGCCTGATGTCCTGGTCTGCGATGAGGCTCACATGATTAAAAATACAAGGGCTGACATCACTCACGCCTTAAGGCAGGTGAAATGCCAGAGAAGAATTGCTTTAACTGGTTCACCATTGCAAAACAATTTGATGGAGTATTATTGT ATGGTTGACTTTGTGAGGGAAGGATTCCTTGGAAGCAGCCATGAGTTTAGAAACAG GTTTCAGAACCCTATAGAGAATGGACAACATACAAATTCTACACTAGAAGATGTAAAGATCATGAATCAAAGGTCACACATCCTCTATGAACAATTAAAAGGATTTGTCCACAGAATGGATTCatcagtggtgaagaaggaattgCCTCCTAAAACCGTCTATGTAATATCTGTCAAGCTTTCTCCATTGCAGAGAAAGctgtataaaaaatttttggatgtCCATGGTTTCACGAATGGCAGAGCTTCTAATGAAAAAGCAAATAGAAGGAGCTGCTTCTTTGCTGGATATCAGGCCTTAGCTCAG ATATGGAATCATCCGGGACTACTGCAAATGACCAAGGAGTACAAAGAAAACCAAAGACGTGAAGAAGCAGTTGAGAATTTTCTGGTGGATGGCAGTTCTAGTGATGACAACTTAGACCGTGATATTGCAGGAG AAAAGCCAAAGCTGAAGTCTGAGTTTCCAAACAGGAAGACTGATACTGGATTCTTTGACGAG GATAGCGATTGGTGGTTAGATGTTCTTGAAGACAAAATTTGCAGAGAGGCAGATTATAGTGGTAAAATGGTCTTGCTTATAGATCTTCTATCAATGAGTTCTGAGGCTGGTGATAAGACCCTTGTCTTTAGTCAGAGTTTGTTAACTCTAGATCTTGTGGAGTTATTCCTTGCAAAGTTACCACGGCGTGAAAGACAGGGTAAATTTTGGAAGCAAGGAAAAGATTGGTACAG ATGGAAGCACAGAAGGTTCAGAAAGACAAAGGCTTGTTGA